ACCTGGTTCACGGTGCCCTCGTAGCGGTGCACCGCCTCCATCATGAGCTCCAGCACGGGATCCAGGAGCGCGCGCGCCTCCTCGGGGTCGCGGTCGGCGAGAAGCTCGAGCGAGCCCTTCATGTCGGCGAAGAGCACCGTGACCTGCTTGCGCTCGCCCTCCACGGCCGGGCGCGTGGTGCGGATGCGCTCGGCGATGTGGCGGGGCGTGTAGGCGTCGGGCGAGGTGAGCCGCGCGGGCACGCCGGGTGCGGCGCCGAGGGGGCGCCCGCAGCCTCCGCAGAAGCGACCACCCGGCTCCACGGCGAAGCCGCAGGCCGGGCAGGCAGCGTCGAGGGCGGCCCCGCACGCCGAGCAGAAGCGGCTCCCCTCGCGATTGTCGGTGCGGCAGCGCGGGCAGGTCACCCCGCCCCTACTTCTCCTTCACGAGGAAGGTGGCCCGGCGGTTCGACGCGCGGCAGGCGTCGGTCATGGCCTCGCACTGGGGACGCTCCTTCCCGTACGAGATGAGCAGGATGCGTTCCCGGTCTATTCCCTTGGTGCCGAGATACTCGGACGCCGCGCGTGCGCGACGCTCGCCGAGCGCCGTGTTGTACTCGCTGGTCCCGCGGTCGTCGCAGTGCCCCTCGATGAGGAGCAGCTGCGTGGGGTTCGCCTTGAGCCACGCGGCGCTCGCATCCAGGATCCTCACATCCGCGGGACGGACGCTCGAGCGGTCGAAGTCGAAGTGGATGTCCTTCAGCGCGCGGTGGGGGCGGTATTCACGGGTGAACACGGCCGGCGCGGGGGCGGCCGCGGGTGGCGCGGGCGCGGCTGGGGTCGGCGCAGGCACCGGCGGGGGGGCGGCGGGTGCGGATGTGGGCGGGGCGGGAGCAGGCGCCGGCGCGGGCGCGGCCATTGTCGGTGGAGGCGCTTGCGCCGCCGGCACCATGGGTCGCTTCGGGCAGCCGCTCGCGAGCAGCGCGAGCGCCACACACGAGACGATGAGCGAGGCGGCGCGAGCGAGCGACGCGGCGGATGTCGTCATGGGGGCAGGGTAGCCGAGTGGTCGGGGCCGGTCAACATGCAGTAGCATAGCGGCGGCTGCCATCCACACCCGGAGGTGACGCATGCTGAAGGAGTTTCGCGAGTTCGCGATCAAGGGCAACATGGTC
The Candidatus Methylomirabilota bacterium genome window above contains:
- a CDS encoding OmpA family protein translates to MFTREYRPHRALKDIHFDFDRSSVRPADVRILDASAAWLKANPTQLLLIEGHCDDRGTSEYNTALGERRARAASEYLGTKGIDRERILLISYGKERPQCEAMTDACRASNRRATFLVKEK